Proteins co-encoded in one Stomoxys calcitrans chromosome 5, idStoCalc2.1, whole genome shotgun sequence genomic window:
- the LOC106091718 gene encoding cyclin-dependent kinase 9 produces the protein MSNHTMQQQQIMPRVSTPGSSSRTMSLAEKQKYIEDYDFPYCDESSKYEKVAKIGQGTFGEVFKAREKKSNKKFVAMKKVLMDNEKEGFPITALREIRILQLLKHENVVNLIEICRTKATANNGYRSTFYLVFDFCEHDLAGLLSNMNVKFSLGEIKKVMQQLLNGLYYIHSNKILHRDMKAANVLITKHGVLKLADFGLARAFSIPKNDSKNRYTNRVVTLWYRPPELLLGDRNYGPPVDMWGAGCIMAEMWTRSPIMQGNTEQQQLVLISQLCGSFTPDIWPGVEELELYKSVELPKNQNRRVKERLRPYVKDPYGCDLLDKLLTLDPKKRIDADTALNHDFFWTDPMPCDLGKMLSHHLQSMFEYLAQPRRTNQMRNYHQQMATMNQKPPDNTMIDRVW, from the exons ATGTCCAACCATACCATGCAGCAACAACAGATAATGCCTCGTGTTTCGACACCTGGTTCATCCTCGCGGACCATGTCCCTAGCTGAGAAACAGAAATATATAGAAGACTATGATTTTCCCTATTGCGACGAATCATCCAAATATGAAAAGGTGGCCAAAATTGGTCAGGGCACTTTTGGCGAAGTGTTCAAGGCCAGAGAGaagaaaagtaataaaaaatttgtaGCCATGAAAAAAGTACTTATGGACAATGAAAAAGAAGGT TTTCCCATCACTGCCCTTAGAGAGATAAGAATTCTGCAATTGCTgaaacatgaaaatgtggttaatcTCATTGAGATTTGTCGAACCAAGGCAACTGCAAATAATGGCTATCGTTCCACATTTTACTTGGTGTTTGACTTTTGCGAACATGACTTGGCCGGCTTGCTGTCCAATATGAATGTTAAATTTAGTTTAGGCGAAATTAAGAAAGTCATGCAGCAGTTGCTAAATGGTCTATATTATATACACAGCAATAAG ATCCTTCATCGTGATATGAAAGCTGCAAATgttttaataacaaaacatggtgTTCTCAAATTGGCCGATTTCGGTTTGGCCCGTGCCTTTAGTATACCCAAAAATGATTCGAAAAATCGTTATACAAATCGTGTTGTCACATTATGGTATCGACCGCCAGAACTTCTACTCGGAGATCGTAATTATGGACCACCTGTGGATATGTGGGGTGCTGGTTGTATAATGGCTGAAATGTGGACACGTTCACCCATAATGCAGGGCAATACTGAACAGCAGCAGCTGGTGTTAATATCACAATTGTGTGGTTCATTTACACCAGACATATGGCCAGGCGTTGAAGAATTAGAACTGTACAAATCAGTGGAATTGCCCAAGAATCAAAATCGTCGCGTTAAAgagcgtctaagaccctatgtTAAAGATCCCTATGGCTGTGATTTACTAGATAAACTGTTGACCTTGGATCCCAAGAAACGTATCGATGCCGATACCGCCTTAAATCATGACTTCTTTTGGACTGATCCCATGCCCTGTGATCTGGGCAAAATGTTATCGCATCATTTGCAAAGTATGTTCGAATATTTGGCTCAACCAAGACGTACAAATCAAATGCGTAACTATCATCAACAAATGGCCACCATGAACCAGAAGCCACCAGATAATACCATGATCGATCGAGTGTGGTGA
- the LOC106091733 gene encoding uncharacterized protein LOC106091733: MADSDSDYNVDDFVKPDVIRKPINDDSADLLGNFDDVKRKEILDGTYEDKMASDDDRLSGEEGETTDDEETNTEDSDDEMEGVDDNKPNTEDDNAAATPTAGYVNPFGKKSLTKDQLAQLMKGAAKTNRYVLYVTNLNFETTKSDLEEHFSEAGSVRSIRIPKKRNGGFAFVEMNDLESFQKGFELHNTELKGRWIKVQFSEAGKKKSANKKNIMKQKNRKLAEMRNENKTFTKSGKFYDKTLKKEKASKLMASKKLRKKPAGGGPPRPK, from the exons ATG GCCGATTCAGACAGTGACTACAATGTAGACGATTTTGTTAAGCCTGATGTGATACGAAAGCCCATAAACGATGACTCCGCTGACTTGCTAGGGAACTTTGATGATGTCAAACGTAAAGAGATATTGGATGGTACATATGAAGACAAAATGGCAAGTGATGATGATCGATTATCAGGCGAGGAAGGTGAGACTACTGATGACGAGGAAACTAACACAGAAGACAGCGATGATGAAATGGAAGGGGTGGATGACAATAAGCCAAACACAGAAGATGATAATGCGGCGGCAACTCCCACAGCTGGATATGTCAATCCGTTTGGCAAAAAATCGCTGACCAAGGATCAATTGGCTCAGTTAATGAAGGGTGCGGCAAAGACTAACCGCTATGTGCTTTATGTTACCAATCTTAATTTTGAAACAACAAAATCAGACTTAGAGGAACATTTCAGTGAAGCTGGTTCGGTGAGATCCATACGGATTCCGAAAAAGAGAAATGGTGGTTTCGCCTTTGTCGAAATGAATGATTTGGAAAGTTTTCAGAAAGGCTTTGAATTGCACAATACTGAGCTAAAGGGCCGTTGGATAAAAGTGCAATTTTCTGAGGCGGGAAAAAAGAAGTCGGCCAATAAAAAGAACATAATGAAGCAGAAAAATCGAAAGCTGGCTGAAATGcgcaatgaaaataaaacatttaccaAAAGTGGTAAATTCTATGATAAAACTTTGAAGAAAGAAAAGGCTAGCAAACTGATGGCTAGTAAAAAATTGAGGAAAAAGCCTGCAGGTGGTGGGCCACCTAGACCGAAATAA
- the LOC131997567 gene encoding uncharacterized protein LOC131997567 gives MLLPFALLWPATKRRVRRGIDAEIDVQGNPSSNVGNSHTLTCLMPGSTPHMEEGKKVCNKGINALTSPCLCSPPDHVPVHIYPGTYRPCEPVASHGCLKGMAVHDAGNRQCGLGVM, from the exons ATGCTGTTGCCGTTCGCCCTACTGTGGCCTGCAACAAAACGTCGAGTCCGGCGAGGCATCGATGCCGAAATCGACGTGCAGGGCAATCCATCGAGCAACGTGGGGAACTCCCACACCCTGACTTGTCTCATGCCGGGCTCTACGCCGCATATGGAGGAAGGGAAAAAG GTATGCAATAAAGGTATAAATGCCTTGACGTCGCCGTGTCTTTGTAGTCCACCTGATCATGTCCCCGTACATATATATCCAGGCACATATCGCCCATGCGAGCCTGTCGCATCACACGGCTGCCTCAAAGGAATGGCTGTCCACGACGCAGGTAACCGCCAATGTGGCCTTGGTGTAATGTAA